One window of the Nocardia huaxiensis genome contains the following:
- a CDS encoding DUF2786 domain-containing protein, with protein MNPDQARAKVAKLRAHATSVAGTPEADLFNAKADELAKEHGVPHISEPAPVPPPKTPRSTGTPPGSTARTRTTHARRTSTMTGPSTTAKPSRPASDGTLRDAFTPRTRAAFGRNTAPGTAVAGYIVAIVEEPDLDFYSKAPKLNPDGTQQMVPVLIIQTDGGTKPYGGGLRKLWMRTGIADAIIGACHDAGTERTAVGGKLRICFEGLGEPPAPNFTAPKLYSATYEPPQQEAGR; from the coding sequence ATGAACCCGGATCAGGCGCGCGCCAAGGTCGCCAAACTCCGCGCCCACGCCACCAGCGTCGCCGGAACCCCCGAAGCCGATCTGTTCAACGCCAAGGCCGACGAACTCGCCAAAGAGCATGGCGTGCCCCACATTTCCGAACCCGCGCCCGTACCCCCACCGAAGACGCCGCGGTCCACCGGCACGCCGCCCGGCAGCACAGCTCGGACCAGGACGACTCACGCAAGGAGGACCAGCACCATGACCGGCCCCAGCACCACCGCCAAACCCAGCCGCCCGGCCAGTGACGGCACGCTCCGCGACGCGTTCACTCCCCGCACCCGCGCCGCCTTCGGGCGCAACACTGCCCCCGGCACCGCAGTCGCCGGATACATCGTCGCCATCGTGGAGGAACCCGACCTCGACTTCTATTCCAAGGCACCCAAACTCAATCCCGACGGCACCCAGCAAATGGTTCCCGTGCTGATCATCCAGACCGATGGCGGCACCAAACCCTACGGAGGCGGACTACGGAAACTCTGGATGCGCACCGGAATCGCCGACGCCATCATCGGCGCCTGCCACGACGCCGGCACCGAACGCACCGCGGTCGGAGGCAAACTCCGCATCTGCTTCGAAGGGCTCGGTGAGCCACCGGCGCCGAATTTCACTGCTCCCAAGCTCTACTCCGCAACTTACGAACCTCCGCAGCAGGAGGCCGGCCGATGA